The following nucleotide sequence is from Endozoicomonas sp. GU-1.
AGTGGCCCGCATCTCCCTGCGGGTCAACCCGGATGTGGATGCCCGGACTCACCCCTATATCTCCACTGGCCTGAAAGATAATAAGTTCGGCATTGATATTAACCGGGCTCCTGCGGTTTATGCCCGGGCTGCTGAATTGAGCCATATTGAGGTGGTGGGTGTTGATTGCCATATCGGTTCCCAGCTGACCACCACCGAGCCTTTCCTGGATGCGCTGGATCGTCTGCTGCTATTAATGGATCAGTTGCAGGCGCAGGGGATTCATTTGCAGCATCTGGATATTGGCGGTGGCCTGGGGGTTCAGTATCAGGATGAGACGATTCCCTCACCTGCGGATTATCTGGTGTCGGTCAAACAGCGCCTTGTTGAGCGGGGCTATGGCGATGTGATGCTGGTGGTGGAGCCGGGTCGGTCTATTGCTGCCCAGGCGGGTATCCTGCTGACCCGCGTTGAGTTGATCAAGGCAACTGAGCAGAAGCATTTTGCCATTGTGGATGGTGCAATGAATGACTTGTTGAGACCGTCCATCTACAGTGCCTGGCATACTATTGCCAATACGGCGCAGCACGCGGATGTGGATACTCAGGTGTATGATATTGTCGGGCCTGTTTGTGAAAGTGGCGACTTTCTGGGCAAAGCACGGAATCTGGCCATCCGGGAAGGTGATCTGCTGGCGGTGTATTCGGCGGGTGCCTACGGTTTTGTTATGAGTTCCAACTACAATACCCGCAATCGAGCCGCCGAAATCATGGTTGATGGTACTCAATCTTATGTGATCCGTCGTCGGGAAACCGTTGCCGAGCAGTTTGCCTCAGAAAGCCTGCTGCCGTCGTAAAGTATCAGGAAAGAATGAACTATATGTTGCTACATTTCACCAAAATGCATGGGCTGGGTAACGACTTTATGGTGGTCGATATGGTGTCCCAGAACCTGCGCCTGCCGCCGGAAAAAATCCGCCGCCTGGCGGACCGGCGGTTTGGGATCGGCTTTGACCAGTTGCTGCTGGTTGAGCCCCCGACCAATCCTGATATGGACTTTCGCTACCGCATCTTTAATGCCGATGGCAGTGAAGTGGAGCAGTGTGGCAATGGGGCCCGTTGTTTCGCCCGTTTTGTTCGGGACAAAAAGCTGATCGGCAGAGACCGGATCCGGGTACAAACCGCCGGGGGCAACATTGAGCTGACGATTCAGAGCAATGGCGAGGTTTGCGTGGATATGGGGATGCCGAGGCTGGACCCTGAACAGGTGCCGTTTAATGCGCAGCAGCGTTCAGTGACCTATCCCCTGACGGTTGATGGCCAGGTTATCGAAGGTTTCTGCCGTATCCATGGGCAATCCCCACTGCGTTTATCGGGTGGATGATGTGCACAGGGCTCCCGTGGACACCTGGGGGCCGATGATTGAAGCCCATCCGGATTTCCCCCGGAAATGTAACGCCGGATTTATGCAGGTCCTCAGTACCGATGAAATTAACCTGCGGGTATTTGAGCGCGGCGTTGGTGAAACCCTCGCCTGTGGCACCGGTGCCTGTGCCGCTGTGGTGGCAGGACGCCTGCAAGGTTTGCTGGGCGATACCGTTAAAGTGAACTTGCCCGGTGGTAGCCTGTCTATTTATTGGCCGGGAGAGGGCAGTCCGGTTATGATGACAGGCGCAGCAACCCGGGTTTATGAAGGATACACCCGGCTATAAATCCGCTAAGGGCCAGAGACCATGACCGAACAGATTGTCGAATCA
It contains:
- the lysA gene encoding diaminopimelate decarboxylase, which codes for MEWFTFQPAEPAAGSQLFAEEIPVQQLARQYGTPLYVYSRRALEASYQAYYQAMADTPHLICYAVKANSNLAVLNVLARLGAGFDIVSVGELERVLAAGGDPARVVFSGVAKQRHEIRRALEVGVHCFNIESEQELEHIQEEALAMNQVARISLRVNPDVDARTHPYISTGLKDNKFGIDINRAPAVYARAAELSHIEVVGVDCHIGSQLTTTEPFLDALDRLLLLMDQLQAQGIHLQHLDIGGGLGVQYQDETIPSPADYLVSVKQRLVERGYGDVMLVVEPGRSIAAQAGILLTRVELIKATEQKHFAIVDGAMNDLLRPSIYSAWHTIANTAQHADVDTQVYDIVGPVCESGDFLGKARNLAIREGDLLAVYSAGAYGFVMSSNYNTRNRAAEIMVDGTQSYVIRRRETVAEQFASESLLPS